The following is a genomic window from Janibacter sp. DB-40.
TTGCCTGTGTCTTCGAGCACAACGTCCCGGCGTGTACGCCGCGGGATCGGTGCGATCGGACTCGTCGCCGCCGTGACGGCCATGTCGGCCTGCAGCGCGGTCGGTGTCAACACCGACCTCAAGAACGGGTACCTGCCCGAGGGGGTCACCGAGGAGTCCGTGCTCGTCGAGAACCTCTGGATCTGGTCGTGGGTCGCGGCGCTCGCCGTGGGCGTGCTCGTGTGGGGCCTGACCCTGTGGTGCATCGTCGCCTACCGCAGGCGCAAGGACGACGACGGCTCCCTGCCGGTGCAGCTGCAGTACAACGTGCCGCTGGAGATCCTCTACACGGTCGTGCCGATGTTCATGGTCGGTGCGCTCTTCTTCTACACCGAGCAGGCGCAGTCGAAGCTGCTCGACGTCTCCAACGAGCCCGACGTCACGATCAACGTCGTCGCCAAGCAGTGGAGCTGGGACTTCAACTACGTCGAGGCCGACGTCTACGAGGCCGGTCACATGGCCCCGCTGGACGGCAAGTCCGGCCACGAGGAGGACCTGCCGACCCTCTACCTGCCGAAGGGTGAGCGGGTCGAGTTCGTCCTCACCTCCCGCGACGTCATCCACTCCTTCTGGGTCCCGGCCTTCCTGGAGAAGATGGACGTCAACCCGGGCATCGTCAACCGCTTCCAGGTGGTGCCGTCGGAGACGGGTACCTTCCAGGGCAAGTGCGCCGAGCTGTGCGGTGCCTACCACTCGCAGATGCTCTTCAACGTCAAGATCGTCGAGCCCGCCGAGTACGAGGCGCACATGCAGGAGCTGCGGGACAAGGGCCAGACCGGCCAGCTGGGCACCGGCCTCAACCGCGAGGATATCAACGAGCGCGATCAGGACCTGCTTCCTGACTCCGTCCGGGACGAGGAGACGAACTGATGTCGACGATCTCCGGAGCACTGAGCCGGAACACGAGCGAGGCGGAGGTCACCGAGAAGACCATCGCCCGTCGTGAGCGGGCCGGGAGCCAGTTCTTCCGCATCATCACCTCGACCGACCACAAGGTCATCGGCAACCTCTACATGGCGACCAGCTTCCTGTGGTTCCTGCTCGGTGGCCTGATGGCACTGGTCATCCGGCTGGAGCTGTGGGCCCCCGGGCTGCAGGTGGTGGACAATCCCGAGCAGTTCAACGAGATGTTCACCATGCACGGCACGATCATGCTGCTGCTGTTCGCGACCCCGGCCTTCGCCGGGTTCGCCAACGCGCTCATGCCGCTGCAGATCGGGGCACCGGACGTCTCCTTCCCCCGGCTGAACATGTTCGCCTACTGGCTCTACCTCTTCGGTGGCCTCATCGCGGGTGCCGGTCTGATCACGCCGGGAGGTGCGGCGGCCTTCGGATGGACCGCCTACGCGCCGCTGTCCGACCCGACGTACAGCCCCGGCGTCGGGGGCGACCTGTGGGTCTGGGGTCTCGGTCTCGCCGGTTTCGGCACGATCCTCGGTGCGGTCAACTTCATCACCACGGTCATCTGCATGCGTGCGCCCGGCATGACGATGTTCCGGATGCCGCTGTTCACCTGGACCGTCCTGGTCACCTCGGTCATGATCCTGATGGCCTTCCCCGTCCTGGCGGCCGCACTCATCGGGCTCGGCGTCGACCGTCGCTTCGGCGGGCAGATCTTCGCCGCGGAGAGCGGGGGAGCGCTGCTGTGGCAGCACCTCTTCTGGTTCTTCGGTCACCCGGAGGTCTACATCCTCGCGCTGCCGTTCTTCGGCGTGATCTCCGAGATCATCCCGGTCTTCTCCCGCAAGCCGCTCTTCGGCTACAAGACCATGGTCTTCGCGACGATCGCCATCGCGGGCCTGTCGGTCTCGGTGTGGGCCCACCACATGTACGGCACCGGTCAGGTCTTCCTGCCCTTCTTCGCCGTGATGACGATGGCGATCTCGGTGCCGACGGGTCTGAAGTTCTTCAACTGGATCGGCACGATGTGGGGCGGCAAGCTCGTCTTCAGCACACCGCTGGTCTGGGCGCTGGGCTTCGTGGTCACCTTCCTCTTCGGTGGTCTCACCGGCGTGATCATGGCCAGCCCCGCGATGGACTTCCACATCACCGACACCTACTTCATCGTCGCCCACTTCCACTACGTCCTCTTCGGCACGATCGTCTTCTCCTTCTTCGGCGGGATGTACTTCTGGTGGCCGAAGCTGACCGGCAAGATGCTCGACGAGTTCCTGGGCAAGGTGCACTTCTGGCTGCTCTTCGTGGGCTTCCACCTGACCTTCCTGATCCAGCACTGGCTGGGCGTCGAGGGCATGCCGCGCCGCTACGCGGACTACATGCCGGAGGACAACTTCCAGCTGGCCAACCAGATCTCCACGGTCGGTTCGCTCATCCTGGCGGTGAGCTTCCTGCCCTTCTTCTACAACGTGTGGAAGACGCACACGAGCGCGCCGATGGTCGAGGTCGACGACCCGTGGGGTTATGGCGGCAGCCTCGAGTGGGCGACCTCCTGCCCGCCGCCGCGCCACAACTTCACGTCGATCCCGCCGATCCGTTCCGAGCGACCGGCATTCGACATGAGGCACCCCGAGTACGCACCCAAGGCGCTGCAGGCCCGAACCGGGGCCACGGCGAAGGAAGAGGTCACCCGATGAAGGTCGAGATCGTGTTCTTCGCCGGCATCGGCGTCTTCTTCGTCGCCGTCGGCCTGCTCTACGGATTCTGGACCGGCTGGGTCGAGCCCGTGGGCTGGGTCGCGCTGCACCTCTGCGGCGGCCTCGGCTTCATGATCGCCTTCTTCCTGTGGGCGGCCGGCCGCAAGCTGCCGGCCCGTCCCGAGGACAATCCGCACGGTGAGATCGAGGACCAGGAGGGTGCCTACGGCGCCTTCGCCCCGTACTCCTGGTGGCCGCTGTGGCTGTCGCTGGCCGGTGCGCTGGTCTTCCTCGGCGTCGCGATGGCCTACTGGATCGCCGCGCTCGGGGCGGTCGTGGGCGTGTGGGCCGTCATCGGGTGGACCTTCGAGTACTACAAGGGCGAGTTCGCGCACTGACCAAGGGCCTACACTGTGCCGAAGGGCCTGCCGACCTCGACGAGGTCGCAGGCCCTTCGGCATCTTGTCCGGGTGCGTCATCGCTGCCAAGCGGGATGACGCACCACCTGTTACCACGGGGGTACGCGAATTGGTGAAGGGACCACGAACGGCCACGGTCCTGGGTCTGCTCATGTCACTCGTGCTGGCCGGTTGTGCCGGCGGCCCGAGCTCATCCGACCCGTCGGCGTCCCCCTCCGGTGCATCGCCGTCGACCCCGCAGCCGCAGGCCCGGATCACCGTCGACCCTGCCGAGGGGACGGCCGAGGTGATGCCGGACGAGACGATCACCGTGCAGGTCGAGCGCGGAGACCTCGGCGACGTGACCGTCGTGGGGGCCGGCGGGGACGAGATCGAGGGGCAGGTGCAGGGGCGGACGTGGACGTCCAGCACCCGGCTGAAGCCGTCGACCGAGTACACCGTCACAACGACCGCGCAGGGCCCCGAGGGCGAAACCACGACGGATACGAGCACCTTCACCACCCACGAGCCGGAAGTGACTGCCACCTACGGCATCGTCTACGACGGTTGGACCGTCGGCGTGGGCATGCCGGTGAGCATCCAGTTCGACTCGGCCGTGACCGACGAGAAGTACCGCCGGGCCATCGAGCGGGCCGTGTCCGTCGAGACCACACCGAGGACCGAGGGCTCGTGGGGGTGGTTGGACAACCGGCAGCTGATGTGGCGGCCCAAAGACTTCTGGACGCCCGGGACCACCGTCACCGTCGACGCCCCCATCACGGGGTACCAGACCGGTGAGGACAAGTGGGTCGCCGAGGACGTCAACGGGTCCATGACCATCGGTCGGCGCCAGATGGCCACGGTCGACATCGCCGACCACGAGATGACCGTCTCCCGGGACGGCCAGACGCTCAAGACCTTCCCCGTCAGCAGTGGCAAGCCCGGCAAGAGGACCGAGACCCGGTCGGGGATGAAGGTCGTCATCGGCAAGCAGCGCGAGATGACGATGGACTCCACGACCCTGGGCATCGAGAAGGGCGACGAGGACTACTACAAGGTCGAGACCGACTTCAACGTGCGGGTGACCTGGACCGGGGAGTTCGTCCACTCCGCGCCCTGGTCCGTCGGCGCACAGGGGAGCACGAACGTCTCCCACGGGTGCGTGAACATGGCCCCGCAGAGCGCGAAGTGGTTCTACAACAACTCCCTGGTCGGTGATCCGGTGAACTTCACCGGGTCGGACCGGGAGTTCAAGCCCGCCGAGGGGATCGGTGTCTGGCAGTACTCGTGGGCGCAGTGGCAGCAGCAGAGCGCCCTGACCTGACGACTGGGTGGCGGATGTCAGGCCCAACCGAGGTCGTGGAGGCGCTGCTCGTCGATGCCGACGTGGTGACCCGCCTCGTGGACGATGGTGATGGCGATCTCCTCGCGCAGCTCGTCCATGTCGGCGCTCAGGCGCGACAGCGGGCCGCGGAAGAGCACGATCCGGTCCGGGAGGGCACCTGCCGCCCAGCCGCCGTCGCGCTCGGTCAGGGGAGTCCCGACGTAGATCCCGAGCAGCTGGGCGTTCTCCTCCGGGGAGAAGTCCGGGTCGGCGTACTCGGGTCCGGGCTCGTCCTCGATGAAGAAGGCCACGTTGTCGAGCATCCCGAGCAGCTCGGACGGCACCTCGTCGAGAGCGTCACGGACGGCCGACTCGAAGTCCTCTTCACTGATCTGCATCCTCAAGGCACCTCCGGTTGCAGGGATGGCGCGGGTGTCGCTCGCGCGCCGACACGGTGGACGTGGAAAAGGGTGATCCCGAGCAGCAGCAGCCCCAGGCTCGTCGCGGCGAGGCGTCCGAGGGACGTGGCAGCGACGGGTACGACGACGCTCGCCAGGACGGCGTTGAGCAGGAGCATGGCGAAGGTGGAGACCGACGCCGCCGTCCCCCGGGCGTGCGGTACCGCATCGAGCAGGGCCAGCTGGTAGACCGGCAGCGAGATGCCGGTCCCGAAGGCGATGGCAGTGGGGCCCACGACTGCCCAGGGCAGGGTCGCGGCTCCCGGACCGAACGCGAGGACCATACCGGTCACGGCTCCGGTGATGGCGACGCACTGTCCCGCAGTGATCAGCAGGTGACCGTCGAACCGGTTGGCCAGACGGGCGTTGGTGAAGGACCCGAGGACCATCCCGCCGACCATCGGGACGAAGAAGATCCAGAAGTCCTGCGGCCCCTTGCCCAGCAGCGAGA
Proteins encoded in this region:
- the coxB gene encoding cytochrome c oxidase subunit II, which produces MSACSAVGVNTDLKNGYLPEGVTEESVLVENLWIWSWVAALAVGVLVWGLTLWCIVAYRRRKDDDGSLPVQLQYNVPLEILYTVVPMFMVGALFFYTEQAQSKLLDVSNEPDVTINVVAKQWSWDFNYVEADVYEAGHMAPLDGKSGHEEDLPTLYLPKGERVEFVLTSRDVIHSFWVPAFLEKMDVNPGIVNRFQVVPSETGTFQGKCAELCGAYHSQMLFNVKIVEPAEYEAHMQELRDKGQTGQLGTGLNREDINERDQDLLPDSVRDEETN
- the ctaD gene encoding cytochrome c oxidase subunit I produces the protein MSTISGALSRNTSEAEVTEKTIARRERAGSQFFRIITSTDHKVIGNLYMATSFLWFLLGGLMALVIRLELWAPGLQVVDNPEQFNEMFTMHGTIMLLLFATPAFAGFANALMPLQIGAPDVSFPRLNMFAYWLYLFGGLIAGAGLITPGGAAAFGWTAYAPLSDPTYSPGVGGDLWVWGLGLAGFGTILGAVNFITTVICMRAPGMTMFRMPLFTWTVLVTSVMILMAFPVLAAALIGLGVDRRFGGQIFAAESGGALLWQHLFWFFGHPEVYILALPFFGVISEIIPVFSRKPLFGYKTMVFATIAIAGLSVSVWAHHMYGTGQVFLPFFAVMTMAISVPTGLKFFNWIGTMWGGKLVFSTPLVWALGFVVTFLFGGLTGVIMASPAMDFHITDTYFIVAHFHYVLFGTIVFSFFGGMYFWWPKLTGKMLDEFLGKVHFWLLFVGFHLTFLIQHWLGVEGMPRRYADYMPEDNFQLANQISTVGSLILAVSFLPFFYNVWKTHTSAPMVEVDDPWGYGGSLEWATSCPPPRHNFTSIPPIRSERPAFDMRHPEYAPKALQARTGATAKEEVTR
- a CDS encoding cytochrome c oxidase subunit 4 — protein: MKVEIVFFAGIGVFFVAVGLLYGFWTGWVEPVGWVALHLCGGLGFMIAFFLWAAGRKLPARPEDNPHGEIEDQEGAYGAFAPYSWWPLWLSLAGALVFLGVAMAYWIAALGAVVGVWAVIGWTFEYYKGEFAH
- a CDS encoding Ig-like domain-containing protein encodes the protein MSLVLAGCAGGPSSSDPSASPSGASPSTPQPQARITVDPAEGTAEVMPDETITVQVERGDLGDVTVVGAGGDEIEGQVQGRTWTSSTRLKPSTEYTVTTTAQGPEGETTTDTSTFTTHEPEVTATYGIVYDGWTVGVGMPVSIQFDSAVTDEKYRRAIERAVSVETTPRTEGSWGWLDNRQLMWRPKDFWTPGTTVTVDAPITGYQTGEDKWVAEDVNGSMTIGRRQMATVDIADHEMTVSRDGQTLKTFPVSSGKPGKRTETRSGMKVVIGKQREMTMDSTTLGIEKGDEDYYKVETDFNVRVTWTGEFVHSAPWSVGAQGSTNVSHGCVNMAPQSAKWFYNNSLVGDPVNFTGSDREFKPAEGIGVWQYSWAQWQQQSALT
- a CDS encoding metallopeptidase family protein; this translates as MQISEEDFESAVRDALDEVPSELLGMLDNVAFFIEDEPGPEYADPDFSPEENAQLLGIYVGTPLTERDGGWAAGALPDRIVLFRGPLSRLSADMDELREEIAITIVHEAGHHVGIDEQRLHDLGWA